A single window of Hymenobacter sp. APR13 DNA harbors:
- a CDS encoding heme exporter protein CcmB, which produces MIKDFRLEWRQRAALNGMLLYVGSTVFVCYLSFSVRGGIPPAPAWNALFWIILLFSAVNAVAKGFLQESRGRMLYYYTLVRPQAVILAKIAYNALLLLGLALAGLGLYLLILGNPVQNVPLFVANVALGALGFASTLTLVSGIAAKASNSNTLMAVLGFPLMIPMLLLLIKVSKNALDGLEFEASQSSLLTLLALNMIVVAVSYVLFPFLWRS; this is translated from the coding sequence ATGATCAAAGACTTCCGCCTGGAATGGCGGCAGCGCGCGGCCCTCAACGGCATGTTGCTCTACGTGGGCAGCACCGTCTTTGTCTGTTACCTGAGCTTTTCGGTGCGGGGCGGCATTCCGCCCGCGCCGGCCTGGAATGCCCTGTTCTGGATCATCCTGCTGTTTTCGGCCGTGAATGCTGTGGCGAAAGGCTTCCTGCAGGAAAGCCGGGGCCGCATGCTCTACTACTACACCCTGGTACGCCCGCAGGCCGTTATTCTGGCCAAAATAGCCTACAACGCCCTGCTGCTGCTGGGTTTGGCGCTGGCCGGCCTGGGCCTCTACCTGCTGATTCTGGGCAACCCCGTGCAGAACGTGCCGCTGTTTGTGGCCAACGTGGCGCTGGGCGCGCTGGGCTTTGCCTCCACGCTCACGCTGGTGTCGGGCATTGCGGCCAAGGCCTCCAACAGCAACACGCTGATGGCTGTGCTGGGCTTCCCGCTCATGATTCCGATGCTGCTGCTGCTAATTAAAGTGTCCAAGAACGCGCTGGACGGCCTGGAGTTCGAGGCCAGCCAAAGCTCCCTGCTTACACTGCTGGCCCTGAACATGATAGTGGTGGCCGTGTCGTACGTGCTGTTTCCGTTTTTGTGGCGCTCCTGA
- a CDS encoding T9SS type A sorting domain-containing protein has product MKKLYFLLLLAGLAAPARAQYSTPGTGRRYTLTQLAAASGGYVTQTAGTWTITDTIRLAPRDTLSITTNETIRVADRALVSVDGVLNIAPPDSVVFTAQNATTPWLGMQLSATSAGSVLRRTTIERSGGVRVVDASIEVSDCVFRLNVSTVGGRLTNSSALALSGNRALVQRSRFVRNARAGINSPSNRPTSPSIQNCIFWHNDTENGNYPQINLGTGDPAQPILIERCVVIGNPATNMAGGIGVSNLLGGGGITRAIIRRNVVRNNRYGIAVIGSSITSYVTGNLVENNNTNPNAQTGGSGLNFQGNQTQTGVVSRNVLTGNLWGVTLVRSGTAGGPAISFGNPTGTDSTDVGQNRLVGNGNGGQVYDFYNNGPDAVNAKNNDWGSASATVIETHIFHQPDQATLGVVTFQPFRQPLATRAATLAGVQVFPNPAQSGAAFRVPGPELVQLELLDALGRPAAQLAQRPTNGQVVLDVRAIAPGLYAYRLRQGGGVATGKLLVD; this is encoded by the coding sequence ATGAAAAAACTCTACTTCCTGTTGCTGCTGGCTGGCCTGGCTGCGCCGGCGCGGGCCCAATACAGCACACCCGGCACTGGCCGGCGCTACACGCTCACGCAGCTGGCCGCGGCTTCCGGCGGCTACGTAACGCAGACGGCCGGCACCTGGACCATTACCGATACCATCCGGCTGGCTCCGCGCGATACGCTCAGCATCACCACCAACGAAACCATCCGGGTGGCCGACCGGGCGCTGGTGAGCGTGGACGGCGTGCTGAATATCGCGCCGCCCGACTCGGTGGTATTTACGGCCCAGAACGCTACTACGCCCTGGCTGGGCATGCAACTCAGCGCCACCAGCGCCGGCTCGGTGCTACGCCGCACTACTATAGAGCGGAGCGGCGGCGTGCGGGTAGTGGATGCATCCATTGAGGTATCGGACTGTGTGTTTCGGCTGAACGTGTCGACGGTGGGCGGACGCCTGACCAACAGTAGCGCGCTGGCGCTGTCTGGCAACCGGGCGCTGGTGCAGCGCAGCCGCTTTGTGCGCAACGCCCGCGCCGGCATCAACTCGCCCTCCAACCGCCCAACTTCGCCCTCCATCCAGAACTGCATCTTCTGGCACAATGACACTGAAAACGGTAACTATCCGCAAATCAACCTCGGCACCGGCGACCCCGCCCAGCCGATTCTGATTGAGCGGTGCGTGGTGATTGGCAACCCCGCCACCAACATGGCCGGCGGCATTGGCGTGTCGAATCTGCTGGGCGGCGGCGGCATTACGCGGGCCATCATCCGGCGCAACGTGGTGCGCAACAACCGCTATGGCATTGCCGTCATCGGGTCGAGTATTACCAGTTACGTGACGGGCAATCTGGTGGAAAACAACAACACCAACCCCAACGCCCAGACCGGCGGTAGCGGCCTCAACTTCCAGGGCAACCAAACCCAGACCGGCGTGGTGAGCCGCAACGTACTGACCGGCAACCTCTGGGGCGTGACGCTGGTGCGCTCGGGCACGGCGGGCGGCCCGGCCATCAGCTTCGGCAACCCCACCGGCACCGACAGCACCGACGTCGGGCAGAACCGCCTGGTGGGCAACGGCAACGGCGGCCAGGTGTACGACTTCTACAACAACGGCCCCGACGCCGTCAATGCCAAAAACAACGACTGGGGCTCGGCCTCGGCCACGGTCATCGAAACGCACATCTTCCACCAGCCCGACCAGGCCACGCTGGGTGTCGTCACGTTCCAGCCGTTTCGGCAGCCGCTGGCTACCAGGGCCGCCACCCTGGCCGGCGTGCAGGTTTTCCCGAATCCGGCGCAGTCGGGGGCGGCATTCCGCGTGCCCGGCCCTGAGCTGGTGCAGCTGGAGTTGCTCGATGCCCTGGGCCGTCCAGCAGCCCAACTAGCCCAGCGCCCAACCAACGGCCAAGTAGTGCTGGACGTGCGCGCCATAGCGCCGGGGCTGTACGCGTACCGGCTGCGGCAGGGTGGGGGCGTGGCTACTGGCAAGCTGCTGGTAGACTAG
- a CDS encoding PD40 domain-containing protein, translated as MKHVSFFRWLKSARQLAVVSMLVLAAAGATQAQTSQEAFGRVRIQYKDFDWQLLSTQNFNIYYYGGGDVSARRAAEYAEQELQRITGLVGYYPYSKTTVMLYNSVSDLRQSNIGLDQDKYQTGGETDLTRMSKVQLAFQGQQTQFKRDLSYQVTRVLLNDMMYGGSLKEVIQSTYLLQLPDWFVGGASAYASEGWSVEMDDYMRDMTRQYEGNRTAPFFLRNPQLAGQSVWNYIAERYGYASIQNILNLTRITRDVEVGISSSLNVPYKLFLKDWLAYYRQLNAQPQTAFVDLDEARALTGSNRKNIQYSEPVLSPNGQQLAYVSNDQGRYQVLVANRDGSGRHTVHRGGYKTPGQQVETRLPVLAWRGNGQVAVAEVQKGLMSLRLRPADGGASGLVARFKEALPFVGDKGSSIFEPFQQVLGLSYSPDGKSLVFTGVSNGQGDLYVLRAGSRRPEKLTNDVFDDVEPVFLPGGSAIAFSSNRWLDSAGTARGSFGGVVNNYDLFLYHLDGRAQPVELLVSTISNERLPRAVSDDEILYLGEESGIRSVYRYSLRTRQRTPVSTFRTNLKGFDYNPATTTLGFVTSDRARDFVYLYPSYLLPDNVVLYKTARQETLEDRSKPAPVKAAAPAPVPAPTPASSETPVEQAASPTRNTNAPINTSDYQFDEDLPASRTGTATRRTRTAPTVAAPVAQAPLAAAPQAASGPFRYDTRFNIDNVVSSLYSDPLLGLGLIGQVNMSDLFENHRIRAGIFALTDLRTSNIFAEYTNLKHRYDWSIRYDKQAYFFDIQALGRVRFGRHEIAPTIAYPLTHNLSVRGGPRFVNISSSRFDELSGANDINRNYLGMNGELVFDNAVSTGVNMLEGTRMKIGVLKLNSFDGNNQDFGKIYVDLRHYQKIHRQIIWANRASYGQFFGQNKQQFRLGGMDNWLNYNYEGDQLLPSTYSTAEPSDIFYQQFVTNLRGFNYSKRVGPRYVLFNSELRVPIVQYLSNKPIYSGFFRNLQLTAFGDAGTAYSGNNPFNENNSFNTQVVGGTGNAFTATVINFRNPMLIGYGFGMRTTLLGFYGKADLAWGQEDYVQKGPKLYLTLGYDF; from the coding sequence ATGAAGCACGTATCCTTTTTTCGGTGGCTGAAGTCGGCCCGACAGCTGGCGGTGGTAAGCATGCTGGTGCTGGCCGCTGCCGGCGCCACCCAGGCCCAGACCTCGCAGGAGGCCTTCGGGCGGGTGCGGATTCAGTACAAGGATTTCGACTGGCAGTTGCTCAGCACCCAGAACTTCAACATCTACTACTACGGTGGCGGCGACGTGAGTGCGCGCCGCGCTGCCGAGTACGCCGAGCAGGAGCTGCAGCGCATTACGGGGCTGGTGGGGTACTATCCGTACTCGAAAACCACCGTGATGCTCTACAACTCGGTGAGCGACCTGCGCCAGAGCAACATCGGCCTCGACCAGGACAAGTACCAGACCGGCGGCGAAACCGACCTCACGCGCATGAGCAAGGTGCAGCTGGCCTTCCAGGGCCAGCAAACCCAGTTCAAGCGCGACCTGAGCTACCAGGTGACCCGCGTGCTGCTGAATGACATGATGTACGGCGGCTCGCTGAAGGAAGTCATCCAGAGCACCTACCTGCTGCAGCTGCCCGACTGGTTTGTGGGCGGGGCCTCGGCCTACGCTTCCGAGGGCTGGAGCGTGGAAATGGACGACTACATGCGCGATATGACCCGCCAGTACGAGGGCAACCGCACGGCACCGTTCTTTCTGCGCAACCCCCAGCTGGCCGGCCAGAGCGTCTGGAACTACATTGCCGAGCGCTACGGCTACGCCAGCATCCAGAACATTCTCAACCTCACGCGCATCACCCGCGACGTGGAAGTGGGCATCAGCTCCTCGCTGAATGTGCCCTACAAGCTGTTTCTGAAAGACTGGCTGGCCTACTACCGCCAGCTCAATGCCCAGCCCCAGACGGCTTTCGTGGATCTGGACGAGGCGCGGGCCCTTACCGGCAGCAACCGCAAAAACATTCAGTATTCCGAGCCGGTGCTGAGCCCCAACGGGCAGCAGCTGGCCTACGTGAGCAACGACCAGGGCCGCTACCAAGTGCTGGTGGCCAACCGTGACGGCTCGGGCCGGCACACCGTGCACCGCGGCGGCTACAAAACCCCCGGCCAGCAGGTGGAAACCCGCCTGCCGGTGCTGGCGTGGCGCGGCAACGGCCAGGTGGCCGTGGCCGAAGTGCAGAAGGGCCTGATGAGCTTGCGCCTGCGCCCGGCCGACGGCGGGGCCTCGGGGCTGGTGGCCCGCTTCAAGGAAGCATTGCCCTTCGTCGGCGACAAGGGCTCGTCTATTTTCGAGCCGTTTCAGCAGGTGCTGGGCTTGAGCTACTCGCCCGATGGCAAGTCGCTGGTGTTTACGGGCGTTTCGAACGGGCAGGGCGACTTGTACGTGCTGCGCGCCGGCAGCCGCCGCCCCGAGAAGCTCACCAACGACGTATTCGACGATGTGGAGCCGGTATTCCTGCCCGGCGGCAGCGCCATTGCGTTCAGCTCCAACCGCTGGCTGGACTCGGCCGGCACGGCGCGGGGCAGCTTTGGGGGCGTTGTTAATAATTACGACCTGTTTCTGTACCACCTCGATGGCCGCGCCCAGCCCGTGGAGCTGCTGGTGAGCACCATTTCCAATGAGCGCCTGCCCCGGGCCGTTTCCGACGACGAGATTCTTTATCTGGGCGAGGAAAGCGGCATCCGCAGCGTGTACCGCTACTCGCTGCGCACCCGGCAGCGCACGCCGGTCAGCACGTTCCGCACCAATCTCAAAGGCTTCGACTACAACCCCGCCACCACTACGCTGGGCTTCGTGACCTCCGACCGCGCCCGCGACTTCGTGTACCTGTACCCCAGCTACCTGCTGCCCGACAACGTGGTGCTCTACAAAACGGCCCGCCAGGAAACGCTGGAAGACCGCTCGAAGCCCGCCCCGGTGAAAGCCGCCGCGCCGGCTCCGGTTCCGGCGCCAACTCCGGCTTCTTCTGAAACGCCGGTAGAGCAGGCCGCCAGCCCCACGCGCAACACCAACGCCCCCATCAACACCAGCGACTATCAGTTTGATGAGGACCTGCCCGCCAGCCGCACCGGCACCGCCACCCGGCGGACGCGCACGGCCCCGACCGTAGCCGCGCCGGTGGCCCAGGCTCCGCTGGCCGCTGCCCCGCAGGCCGCCAGCGGCCCGTTCCGCTACGATACGCGCTTCAACATCGATAACGTGGTGTCGTCGCTGTACTCTGATCCGCTGCTGGGGCTGGGCCTGATCGGGCAGGTGAACATGTCGGATCTGTTTGAAAACCACCGCATCCGGGCCGGCATCTTCGCCCTCACCGATCTGCGGACTAGCAACATCTTCGCCGAGTACACCAACCTCAAGCACCGCTACGACTGGAGCATCCGCTACGACAAGCAGGCCTACTTCTTCGACATTCAGGCCCTGGGCCGGGTGCGCTTCGGCCGCCACGAAATTGCGCCCACCATTGCCTACCCGCTCACCCACAACCTGAGCGTACGCGGCGGCCCGCGCTTCGTGAACATCTCCAGCAGCCGCTTCGACGAGCTGTCGGGGGCCAACGACATCAACCGCAACTACCTGGGCATGAATGGCGAGCTGGTATTCGACAACGCCGTGTCTACGGGTGTGAATATGCTGGAAGGCACCCGCATGAAAATCGGGGTGCTGAAGCTCAACAGCTTCGACGGCAACAACCAGGACTTCGGCAAAATCTATGTGGATTTGCGCCATTACCAGAAAATCCACCGTCAGATCATCTGGGCCAACCGGGCCAGCTACGGGCAGTTCTTTGGGCAGAACAAGCAGCAGTTCCGCCTCGGTGGCATGGACAACTGGTTGAACTACAACTACGAAGGCGACCAGCTGTTGCCTTCCACGTACTCCACGGCCGAGCCTTCGGATATCTTCTACCAGCAATTCGTGACCAACCTGCGGGGCTTCAACTACAGCAAGCGGGTGGGCCCGCGCTACGTGCTGTTCAACTCCGAACTGCGGGTGCCCATTGTGCAATATCTGTCGAACAAGCCTATCTACTCGGGCTTCTTCCGCAACCTGCAGCTCACGGCCTTCGGCGACGCCGGCACGGCGTACTCCGGCAACAATCCCTTCAACGAAAACAACTCGTTTAACACTCAGGTGGTGGGTGGCACCGGCAACGCCTTCACGGCCACCGTTATCAACTTCCGCAACCCCATGCTGATTGGCTACGGGTTCGGGATGCGGACCACGTTGCTGGGCTTCTACGGCAAGGCCGACCTGGCCTGGGGCCAGGAAGACTACGTGCAGAAAGGCCCCAAGCTCTACCTCACCCTCGGCTACGACTTCTAG
- a CDS encoding NAD(P)/FAD-dependent oxidoreductase — protein MTDYDYLILGHGIAGATLAWELRRRGRRVLVLDAPNPNSASNVAAGLINPVAGKRFALAWRADEMITAAEQLYGDMAAHFGEQFFVQLPVWKLFSSVAEQNTMLARSADHPWQDFVEDAGAPLPPVPGVRDEFGGLRIRRGGYLRLRELLAALTAESLTNGTLQHETFDWQQLVTGPAGVTYAGRIQARHFICCEGAAALQNPFFSWLPLTPNQGEVLDVECPGLSEAQVINKGAYVVPLGNGQFRVGATYRWPPFAEGITPEATAELSQRLAAAVSLPFGVVGQRAGVRPAVRDRKPLLGRHPETPEVSIFNGFGSKGVLLAPRLAILLADYLEHPEAELWPEVNIRRYQALYTAAPSAAGFSS, from the coding sequence ATGACCGACTACGATTACCTGATATTGGGCCACGGCATTGCGGGCGCCACACTGGCCTGGGAGCTGCGCCGCCGCGGCCGCCGCGTGCTGGTGCTCGATGCGCCCAACCCCAACTCGGCCTCCAACGTGGCCGCCGGCCTCATCAACCCGGTGGCCGGCAAGCGCTTTGCCCTGGCCTGGCGCGCCGACGAAATGATTACGGCCGCCGAGCAGCTCTACGGCGACATGGCCGCCCACTTCGGCGAACAGTTTTTCGTGCAGCTGCCGGTCTGGAAGCTGTTTTCGTCGGTGGCGGAGCAGAATACCATGCTGGCCCGCAGCGCCGACCACCCGTGGCAGGATTTCGTGGAAGATGCCGGTGCGCCGCTTCCGCCGGTACCGGGCGTCCGCGACGAATTCGGGGGCCTGCGCATCCGGCGCGGCGGCTATCTGCGGCTGCGTGAGCTGCTGGCCGCCCTCACCGCCGAAAGCCTGACCAACGGAACCCTGCAGCACGAAACTTTTGACTGGCAGCAACTCGTTACCGGCCCGGCGGGCGTAACCTACGCCGGGCGGATACAGGCGCGGCATTTTATTTGCTGCGAAGGAGCCGCCGCGCTGCAGAATCCTTTTTTCAGCTGGCTGCCGCTCACGCCCAACCAGGGCGAGGTGCTGGATGTTGAGTGTCCGGGCCTCTCGGAGGCGCAGGTAATCAACAAAGGCGCTTACGTGGTGCCGCTCGGCAACGGGCAGTTCCGGGTGGGCGCCACCTACCGCTGGCCGCCCTTCGCCGAAGGCATCACGCCCGAGGCGACGGCAGAGCTCAGCCAGCGCCTGGCCGCCGCCGTCAGCCTGCCCTTTGGGGTGGTAGGGCAGCGGGCCGGCGTACGGCCGGCCGTGCGCGACCGGAAACCGTTGCTGGGGCGGCATCCGGAAACGCCGGAAGTGAGTATCTTCAATGGCTTCGGCTCGAAGGGCGTGCTGCTGGCTCCGCGGCTGGCCATCCTGCTGGCCGATTATCTGGAACACCCGGAGGCCGAGCTGTGGCCCGAGGTCAATATCCGGCGCTATCAGGCGTTGTATACCGCGGCCCCGTCGGCGGCGGGTTTTTCTTCCTAA
- a CDS encoding MBL fold metallo-hydrolase, which yields MTVSGFTFNAFSENTYLLHDATGQCVVVDPGCYDRAEQAALQAFITDHQLQVVLLLNTHCHIDHVFGNQFVLDTYKVPFLIHEADLATLRAVPAYAPSYGFPHYAPAEPTGFLTPGTPVRFGDTELEVRFAPGHAPGHVVFYHAPTKVVIGGDVLFQQSIGRTDLPGGDHATLIESIRTQLLTLPDDVTVYPGHGPATTIGAERRSNPFLR from the coding sequence ATGACCGTTTCAGGGTTTACGTTCAACGCCTTTTCCGAGAATACCTACCTGCTTCATGATGCCACCGGCCAGTGCGTGGTGGTAGACCCCGGCTGCTACGACCGGGCCGAGCAGGCTGCCTTGCAGGCGTTCATTACCGACCACCAGTTACAGGTGGTGCTGCTGCTGAACACCCACTGCCACATCGACCACGTATTCGGCAACCAGTTTGTGCTGGACACTTACAAGGTGCCGTTTCTGATTCATGAGGCCGACCTGGCCACGCTGCGGGCCGTGCCGGCCTACGCGCCCAGCTACGGCTTTCCGCACTACGCGCCCGCCGAGCCCACCGGCTTCCTGACGCCCGGCACGCCCGTGCGCTTCGGCGACACCGAGCTGGAAGTGCGCTTTGCGCCCGGCCACGCCCCCGGCCACGTGGTGTTCTACCACGCCCCTACCAAGGTGGTCATCGGCGGCGACGTGCTGTTTCAGCAGAGCATCGGCCGCACCGACCTGCCCGGCGGCGACCATGCCACCCTGATTGAGAGCATCCGCACCCAACTGCTGACGCTGCCCGACGACGTAACAGTATACCCCGGCCACGGCCCCGCTACCACTATTGGCGCCGAGCGCCGTTCCAATCCGTTTTTGCGCTAG
- a CDS encoding CDP-alcohol phosphatidyltransferase family protein: MAIKKHLPNALTCLNLLCGCVALTFILGSNPAQVYAPTANFTSYMFSADTWRPLVLAAYLIGIAAVADFLDGLVARALHVSSPIGKDLDSLADMVSFGVVPGAILFKLLQQVLPMYGLPLGLAYLAFTISIFSALRLAKFNNDTRQSDSFIGLPTPACTLVVASLPLILTYDSFGVSALILNPWVLLGLTLLLSGLLVAEIPLFALKFKNLTWQDNSLRFVFLLLSVGLLVGLQSAAVPLIVLLYVLLSVVRPATR; encoded by the coding sequence ATGGCTATTAAAAAGCATCTTCCCAACGCCCTGACGTGCCTGAACCTGTTGTGCGGCTGCGTGGCGCTGACCTTTATCTTGGGCAGCAATCCAGCGCAGGTGTATGCCCCGACAGCGAACTTCACTTCTTATATGTTCTCGGCGGACACCTGGCGGCCACTGGTGCTGGCGGCTTACCTGATCGGCATTGCGGCCGTGGCCGACTTCCTCGACGGGCTGGTGGCGCGGGCGCTACACGTGTCGTCGCCGATTGGCAAAGACCTGGATTCGCTGGCCGATATGGTGTCGTTTGGGGTGGTGCCGGGCGCCATCCTGTTCAAGCTGCTGCAGCAGGTGCTGCCCATGTACGGCCTGCCGCTGGGCCTGGCCTACCTGGCTTTCACCATCAGCATCTTCTCGGCGCTGCGGCTGGCCAAGTTCAACAACGACACCCGCCAGTCCGACTCGTTCATCGGGCTGCCCACGCCGGCCTGCACGCTGGTGGTGGCCTCCTTGCCGCTCATCCTCACCTACGACTCGTTCGGCGTTTCGGCCCTGATCCTGAATCCGTGGGTGCTGCTAGGCCTCACGCTCCTTCTGTCGGGCCTGCTGGTGGCTGAAATTCCGCTGTTCGCGCTCAAGTTCAAAAACCTCACCTGGCAGGACAATTCGCTGCGTTTCGTGTTCTTGTTGCTGTCGGTGGGGCTGCTGGTGGGGCTGCAATCCGCGGCGGTTCCGCTCATCGTACTGCTCTACGTGCTGCTGTCGGTAGTGCGGCCGGCCACCCGCTGA